A window from Drosophila kikkawai strain 14028-0561.14 chromosome 2L, DkikHiC1v2, whole genome shotgun sequence encodes these proteins:
- the Mur29B gene encoding uncharacterized protein Mur29B, with translation MRLLTFNFLLLAFCASLTFWPAGALECYECTGSACDDLDLVPLISCNIDDEPSTTTKEPETTDIITEEPDTTTEEPSSDSSSTTSTTTTVTTPSVPTISTEPGTDSTTDSTTTEETDSTTAAETDSTTTEPTSTPSETTDSSTNESTDSSTNETTDSSTNESTDSSTNESTDSSTVSPSEPTDSSTNESSESSTNESTDSSTNESTDSSTVSPSEPTDSSTNESSESSTSESTESSTNESTDSSTNESTDSSTVSPSESTDSSTSDSSSPSEATDSSSASPTSPPSESTESTDSSSVSPSETTDTSTSDSSSPSDSTDASSASSTSTSTGSPTEAAPAVSRRRRSLAAQATDVLLRNYRIIARNQRDTDAVIKVAACYSIITQGEIHRGCIRVPEGQSACQAVREELELIPDVADECNVCLSDGCNGSTSLQVSLGAMILIVVLGLKNLL, from the exons atgcgTCTTCTCACCTTTAACTTTTTGCTGCTGGCCTTTTGCGCCTCCTTGACCTTCTGGCCAG CCGGTGCCCTGGAGTGCTACGAATGCACGGGAAGTGCCTGCGATGATCTGGACCTGGTGCCCCTGATCTCTTGTAATATAGATGATGAACCGAGCACAACTACAAAG gAACCGGAAACAACGGATATCATAACCGAAGAACCGGATACAACAACCGAAGAACCCTCTTCGGACTCCTCCAGCACTACCAGCACTACTACTACAGTTACAACTCCATCGGTGCCAACAATAAGCACGGAGCCGGGAACAGATTCTACTACCGATTCCACAACCACTGAGGAGACCGATTCTACAACCGCTGCGGAGACTGATTCTACAACCACCGAACCTACCTCCACTCCCAGCGAGACCACTGATTCCTCAACGAACGAATCTACAGATTCTTCAACGAACGAAACCACAGATTCTTCAACGAACGAATCTACAGATTCCTCAACTAACGAGTCTACAGATTCTTCCACTGTTTCTCCCAGTGAACCCACTGATTCTTCAACGAACGAATCCTCAGAGTCTTCAACCAACGAATCTACAGATTCCTCAACAAACGAGTCTACAGATTCTTCCACTGTTTCTCCCAGTGAACCCACTGATTCCTCAACAAACGAATCTTCGGAGTCTTCGACAAGTGAATCCACCGAGTCTTCAACGAACGAATCTACAGATTCTTCAACAAATGAGTCTACAGATTCTTCAACTGTTTCTCCCAGCGAATCCACAGATTCTTCGACGAGTGATTCGTCCTCTCCAAGCGAGGCTACCGACTCTTCCTCCGCGTCTCCCACTTCACCGCCCAGTGAATCCACCGAATCTACAGATTCTTCAAGCGTTTCACCCAGCGAAACCACAGACACCTCAACGAGCGACTCTTCCTCTCCAAGCGACTCTACAGATGCTTCCTCCGCttcttccacttccacttctaCAGGCTCTCCCACTGAAGCTGCTCCTGCCGTAAGTCGTCGCCGCCGTAGTCTGGCCGCCCAGGCCACGGATGTGCTCCTGCGGAACTACCGAATCATTGCCCGGAATCAAAGGGATACGGATGCCGTCATAAAGGTGGCTGCCTGCTATAGCATCATCACGCAGGGAG AAATCCACCGCGGTTGCATCCGTGTGCCCGAAGGCCAAAGCGCCTGCCAGGCTGTGAGGGAGGAACTTGAGCTGATCCCGGACGTGGCCGATGAGTGCAACGTCTGCTTGTCGGACGGCTGCAACGGCAGCACCAGCCTCCAGGTGTCCCTGGGCGCAATGATCCTGATTGTGGTTCTGGGACTGAAAAACCTACTGTGA
- the LOC108079532 gene encoding histone-lysine N-methyltransferase SETDB1-A — MRVRLLVIWITLTALLQWSRAQEDNIQEVSLSGGVESTDPDEQKSPGIKDNMNISPTTDMPEVKPLIDSATEPQVEQQDHHQSGEDKMEPADLGLGTQDMPSDGSQISVMSAEETTTGSIPPIEVQDQEKPTNQGPSSAEADILKKPPTSPVKSTATESPDYQEDAPYENNSLQVETTPPAPTPAPTTAPTAATTATPTPPPPAVLRPQSCYSCLDCNATVTDDQKTTCKTVPGDRNGCYTMLVKDKNLVPDKKNYVERGCSSELSPPFLLYCKANKDLCKKCDGNYCNVYDMTSLQETTAGGTSPRLLDSLLIGGICLVNCWRRQVFY, encoded by the coding sequence ATGCGGGTGCGACTACTTGTTATTTGGATTACCTTAACGGCTCTACTTCAATGGAGCAGGGCTCAGGAGGATAATATACAGGAGGTTAGCTTGAGTGGAGGCGTTGAGAGTACAGATCCTGATGAACAGAAGTCGCCGGGAATTAAGGATAACATGAATATATCTCCTACAACAGATATGCCTGAAGTAAAACCCCTCATAGATTCAGCTACTGAGCCTCAAGTAGAGCAACAGGATCATCATCAATCTGGGGAGGATAAGATGGAGCCTGCTGACCTTGGCTTGGGCACTCAGGATATGCCCTCTGATGGCAGTCAGATTTCTGTGATGTCAGCAGAGGAAACAACGACAGGCAGTATACCACCAATAGAAGTCCAAGACCAGGAAAAACCCACCAACCAAGGTCCTTCCTCCGCTGAAGCAGACATACTCAAAAAACCGCCAACTTCTCCCGTAAAAAGCACAGCTACAGAGTCCCCCGATTACCAGGAAGATGCTCCCTACGAGAACAATAGTCTCCAGGTGGAAACCACGCCCCCAGCTCCAACGCCTGCACCCACTACTGCTCCAACTGCTGCTACAACTGCTAcacctactcctcctcctcctgcagtCCTTCGCCCGCAGAGCTGCTACTCCTGCCTTGACTGCAATGCCACGGTAACGGATGACCAGAAAACCACCTGCAAGACAGTTCCTGGAGATCGCAATGGATGCTATACGATGCTCGTTAAGGACAAGAATCTTGTGCCGGACAAAAAGAATTACGTGGAGCGTGGATGTTCATCTGAACTTAGCCCACCCTTCCTTCTCTACTGCAAGGCCAACAAGGATCTGTGCAAAAAGTGCGATGGCAACTACTGCAATGTCTATGACATGACCTCCCTACAGGAGACGACCGCAGGTGGCACCTCACCTCGTCTGCTGGACTCCCTCCTTATCGGAGGCATCTGCTTGGTCAACTGTTGGCGGCGACAGGTGTTTTACTAG
- the LOC108079686 gene encoding keratin-associated protein 10-7: MRGLNLIIAVITTLVVTQLDSSLGLQCLSCSSTDANCLTNPSSVTGVDCSSNNCFTATAANGTVSRGCLPDGQTTCTDSTSCQICNTDKCNTNTVCYKCTGESCNTVTDAMLAVCSTDTSKCYTTGWSATNMTRSCTADTTQTYKCPADATDPSCSICSTAQCNKVAYQREEGSCITCPNCVEAQEASAGQACTILYNQTFTGCYTTTAGARGCLNNLEGGCTDATTCQSCTANNCNTAAGPFKCIACLSNEVSGCWTGEGTELPSVDCANGTCFSGVWNGLGVRNCITAGSELMQYQCINKVEPYRCQTCTTSLCNKDSFNGSGSLSQMGVVGLFLGLLVVLRSA; encoded by the exons ATGAGGGGCCTCAACCTAATAATCGCTGTGATAACGACACTCGTTGTCACCCAGCTGGACAGCAGTTTGGGGCTAC AATGTCTTAGCTGTAGTTCGACGGATGCCAATTGTCTCACAAACCCAAGTAGCGTAACCGGTGTGGATTGCTCCAGTAACAATTGCTTTACCGCCACAG CTGCCAATGGAACGGTTAGCCGTGGCTGTCTACCCGATGGCCAAACTACCTGTACCGACTCCACCAGTTGCCAGATTTGCAATACGGACAAATGCAACACCAACACCGTGTGTTACAAATGCACCGGCGAATCATGCAACACGGTGACTGATGCCATGCTCGCGGTCTGTTCCACCGATACCTCGAAATGCTACACCACCGGGTGGAGTGCCACCAACATGACCCGCAGTTGCACGGCAGACACTACGCAGACGTACAAGTGTCCGGCGGACGCTACAGACCCCAGCTGCTCCATCTGCTCGACGGCTCAGTGCAACAAAGTGGCGTACCAGCGGGAAGAGGGATCTTGCATTACGTGCCCCAACTGTGTTGAAGCTCAGGAGGCCAGCGCGGGACAAGCATGCACGATCCTCTACAACCAGACCTTTACGGGTTGCTACACGACCACGGCGGGCGCCCGAGGATGCCTGAACAATCTGGAGGGTGGATGCACGGATGCCACTACGTGCCAGTCCTGCACCGCTAACAACTGCAATACCGCCGCCGGGCCCTTCAAGTGCATCGCGTGCTTGTCAAACGAGGTCAGCGGCTGCTGGACCGGCGAAGGAACAGAACTGCCATCAGTGGACTGTGCCAATGGCACCTGCTTCAGCGGAGTTTGGA aTGGTCTTGGGGTCCGCAACTGCATAACCGCTGGCAGCGAACTGATGCAGTATCAGTGCATCAATAAGGTGGAGCCCTACCGGTGCCAAACCTGCACTACTTCACTTTGCAACAAGGATAGCTTTAATGGATCCGGCTCCCTCAGTCAGATGGGCGTGGTCGGTCTGTTTCTGGGTCTGTTGGTTGTCCTGCGAAGTGCCTAg
- the EMC5 gene encoding ER membrane protein complex subunit 5: MAKLFNKLLLIAGFASLAHAAFSAAHHRTYLRLTEQEWTSLPLDIILQTVISLVIVIYNIIEVVGNFKEIRATVDMQQKTWDTLGNFPSFYSFNHRGRALNPGYTPPE, translated from the exons atggcTAAGCTTTTCAACAAACTCTTGCTGATTGCGGGCTTTGCCAGCCTGGCCCATGCCGCCTTCTCGGCTGCCCACC ATCGCACCTACTTGCGGCTGACGGAGCAGGAATGGACTAGCCTGCCCTTGGAT ATCATCCTGCAAACCGTCATCAGCCTGGTGATTGTGATATACAACATCATCGAGGTGGTGGGCAACTTCAAGGAGATCCGCGCCACCGTGGACATGCAGCAAAAGACATGGGACACACTGGGCAACTTTCCCTCGTTCTACTCCTTCAATCACCGCGGTCGTGCCTTGAACCCGGGCTACACGCCACCGGAatag
- the LOC108079545 gene encoding uncharacterized protein, which yields MLQLNHQVLLPLLLILLLTGCSWAIVCYHCDSIALPECSQTLGEVGVLPYVECPTELTCAMSIVDSITYRGCGAVTPTTGATYSKSCSSNLCNAGVYPPGRLKCHHCAGEDCVAARGAKPKPCRYHLEEDQCYTDVISSSEAYRGCVSEQNHTLSSVAVLCDINGCNEEPGARMQICASCDSATGRGCKMDLFQVNSGKCNVSLYEECQQEVLLGEPEDKYCFSYRKLSRVVRGCSTQIPADLEPHLDELEKCRSSESNCNAGCIPQQKCLTCDTLNQELCRTNVSAISSSTCGSAEASDCFVCEYSDWSLQRGCGAAPNNPGIARCYECDEQGGCNNKTFTRCYRCSTDEAGAGCANWERPGSIYIEECGDIAAPCLALSYSNGTTERGCQRKDLTCSSSQVANCRSCEGSFCNKGAFPEERLWCHQCNGTGNHDCEEIDRGQTALPCAVHANEPEDQAMACLEYFDTHSQQIVRGCRSNPDLYYECLLRSSHHDSCRICHSQACNNSPGKELRAAYELETKAMALLMARSSSQSSHILRITALPFIWLIFSIIIILYLASD from the exons ATGCTGCAACTGAATCACCAAGTGCTCCTCCCCCTGCTCCTGATCCTCCTGTTAACAG GCTGTAGTTGGGCCATTGTCTGCTATCATTGCGATTCAATTGCTTTGCCGGAATGTTCCCAGACCCTGGGGGAGGTGGGCGTTCTGCCCTACGTGGAGTGTCCCACTGAGCTGACGTGTGCCATGTCCATAG TGGACTCCATTACCTATCGCGGCTGTGGAGCGGTTACCCCCACTACCGGTGCCACCTACTCCAAAAGCTGCTCCTCCAATCTCTGTAATGCCGGAGTCTATCCGCCCGGTCGCCTCAAGTGCCATCACTGCGCTGGTGAGGATTGTGTGGCTGCTCGGGGAGCGAAGCCCAAACCCTGTCGCTATCACTTGGAAGAGGATCAATGCTATACGGATGTCATAAGCTCCTCGGAAGCCTACAGGGGCTGTGTCTCCGAGCAGAATCACACGCTCTCCAGTGTCGCCGTTCTCTGCGATATTAATGGCTGCAACGAGGAGCCGGGAGCAAGAATGCAAATCTGCGCCAGCTGCGACTCTGCTACCGGTAGGGGCTGCAAGATGGATCTCTTTCAGGTGAACAGCGGCAAGTGCAATGTGAGCTTGTACGAGGAGTGCCAGCAGGAGGTGCTCCTGGGTGAACCCGAGGACAAGTACTGTTTCAGCTACCGGAAGCTAAGCCGAGTGGTCAGGGGCTGCTCCACGCAGATACCAGCAGATCTGGAGCCTCATTTGGATGAGCTGGAAAAGTGCCGGAGCAGCGAGAGCAACTGCAATGCCGGTTGCATTCCGCAGCAAAAGTGCCTGACCTGCGATACCCTAAATCAAGAGCTATGCCGGACGAATGTGAGTGCCATAAGCAGCAGTACTTGTGGCTCCGCCGAGGCCTCCGACTGCTTCGTCTGTGAGTACTCCGACTGGAGCCTGCAAAGAGGATGTGGAGCAGCGCCCAATAATCCCGGCATAGCCCGCTGTTACGAGTGCGACGAGCAAGGCGGATGCAACAACAAGACCTTCACGCGCTGCTATCGCTGCAGCACGGACGAGGCGGGAGCTGGTTGCGCCAATTGGGAGCGACCGGGTAGCATCTACATCGAGGAGTGTGGCGACATAGCTGCCCCTTGCCTGGCACTCTCCTACAGCAATGGCACCACCGAGAGAGGCTGCCAGCGCAAGGATTTgacctgctcctcctcccaaGTGGCCAACTGTCGCTCCTGTGAGGGCAGTTTCTGCAACAAAGGTGCCTTTCCGGAGGAGCGTCTGTGGTGTCATCAGTGCAATGGAACTGGAAACCATGATTGCGAGGAGATCGATAGGGGACAAACGGCCCTGCCTTGCGCTGTGCACGCCAACGAGCCAGAGGATCAAGCCATGGCCTGCTTGGAGTACTTTGACACGCACAGCCAGCAGATTGTCCGCGGATGTCGCTCCAATCCGGATCTGTACTACGAGTGTCTGTTGAGGAGCAGCCACCACGATAGCTGTCGCATCTGCCACAGTCAAGCCTGCAATAACAGTCCGGGAAAGGAGCTAAGAGCGGCTTATGAGTTGGAAACCAAGGCCATGGCCCTGCTTATGGCCAGAAGCTCCTCGCAGTCATCACACATCCTAAGAATTACAGCTTTGCCTTTCATTTGGTTGATCTTTagcattattattatcttgTATCTGGCGAGtgactaa
- the Swip-1 gene encoding EF-hand domain-containing protein D2 homolog, translating to MSVSSNASSASRNDSVDSPSTTTNTDSSELTHILNRRQEIMDSQEAGIEIPRTFKVVNVYTEFHEFSRKQIKDYQKTFNTYDTARDGFLDLQELKFMMEKLGAPQTHLGLKKMIAEVDEDNDGKISFREFLLIFRKAQAGELDSESGLNQLARLTEIDVEQVGVSGAKSFFEAKIEQQLKTNKFHDEIRAEQEERRREEEERVQRRQQFQQRAAIFQ from the exons ATGTCCGTCTCATCGAACGCCTCGTCCGCATCGCGGAACGACAGTGTGGACAGCCCCAGCACCACGACCAACACGGATAGCTCCGAGCTGACGCACATCCTCAATCGGCGGCAGGAGATTATGGACTCGCAGGAGGCGGGCATTGAGATACCGCGCACCTTCAAGGTGGTCAATGTGTACACCGAGTTCCATGAGTTCTCCAGGAAGCAGATCAAGGACTACCAGAAGACCTTCAATAC CTATGATACTGCACGCGATGGCTTCTTGGATCTGCAGGAGCTCAAGTTCATGATGGAGAAACTGGGCGCCCCACAGACCCATCTCGggctgaagaagatgattgCCGAGGTGGATGAGGATAATGATGGCAAGATCTCGTTCAGAGAATTCCTGCTGATCTTCAGAAAGGCCCAGGCTGGTGAGCTGGACTCCGAATCGGGTCTAAATCAATTGGCCCGCCTCACCGAGATCGATGTGGAGCAGGTGGGCGTCAGTGGGGCGAAGAGCTTCTTCGAGGCGAAGATTGAGCAGCAGCTGAAGACGAATAAGTTCCACGATGAgatccgggcggagcaggaggagcgcaggcgcgaggaggaggagcgggTCCAACGACGTCAGCAGTTTCAGCAAAGGGCGGCGATCTTTCAGTAG